DNA from Leptospira bandrabouensis:
TTTTGTTTCCTCGAGTATCTTTGTGATTCCCTCTTTAACTGTTTCTTTTGCACCTACAACTGAATAAGATAACATTTGGGAAGCCATTTGTTTTTCTTGTGGGGACCAGTAAGAATCAATATCTTCGATAGGAGGAGGAAACGTGCTCCTTGCATTTCTGAGGATACGTGTAAACGATTGTTGGGAACTTGTGAAAAGAAACTTTGCTTCTTTGTCTGTATCCGCTGCTATTACATTTACTCCAACCATCACATAAGGTTTCTCCAAGTAAGCAGAGGGTCGAAATTGTTTTCTATAAATACTGATGGCTTCCATAAGAGCAGCTGGTGCAAAATGGGAAGCAAATGCATAAGGGAGTCCAAGGATAGCTGCCAGTTGGGCGCCAAACAAGCTGGAACCCAAAATCCATACGGGTACATGAGTTCCCATTCCTGGGATCGCACGAACTTGTAATTGGTTTCCGTCATCTTCAAAATAAGTAAGTAGTTCCTGGACATCATCTGGAAAAGTTTGTGAACTCATCGCATCACGTCTTAACGCACGTAAGGTGAGTTGATCGGTTCCTGGAGCGCGACCAAGACCTAAGTCAATCCTTCCTGGATATAAACTCTCTAAAGTTCCAAATTGTTCTGCAATGACAAGTGGAGAATGATTTGGCAACATGATCCCACCGGCACCAATTCGAATTTTCTTTGTATGCCCTGCCAAATGTCCGATGACCACAGAAGTAGCGGCACTGGCAATCGAAGGGAAGTTATGGTGTTCGGCAACCCAAATGCGGTGGTAACCTAAACTTTCCGCAGCCTTTGCCACACGGACAGAATTCGCAAGTGCATCTTTTGCGGTGTTTCCTTCGTTGATAAATACTAAATCGAGAATTGATAATTTTACCATTAAGAACACATTCGCTTTTGCCACTTTCCCCTGTAAATTTGTAAAAAATGAAAATCATGTTTTCAATAAAAAAAATTAATACATCTGTTATGTGAGATTTCAATTTTGTAGTTTTAAATGATAAAAAAAATATCTAAAGATATAAAATAAAAGTCTAAGTCCATTGTGAGTGAGGAATTTTTTCTTTTTCATCTTTTTTAAGAAAAAGAAACCAGTCCGAGAGTTCCTCGGACGATTATTTAAAGAATACACATGAAAGTATGGAAAGCAAGTTTAAGTCCGAAAGAAAAGTCATTCATCCAAGCTGTTTATGTTTTTGAATCAGATAAAGAAGAAAGGCAGTTGCTCCCTTTTTATGCAGATGGATTTCCTGGAATTGTATTTTTCCATTCTGAAAAACCGGTAACGGTTTATGTTGGATCAGAATCCAAAATTATGGATCCAGTCTTTGTGTATGGACAAACCATAGAACCAATTCAAATCGAAATATACGGCCCTTTTTTCTTTGTGATGGTCCAACTTTTCCCTGCTTTAGTGGAAGAATCATTTGGAATACCTGCCATTGAGCTAACAAATTCATGTTGGACCATTCCTGCTTTGGATTGGAGCAAGGAACCCGGTTTTAGAATTGCGATCAATGAGTTCTCTTCTTCACTTGCTTCTTCTGTATTAATAAAATTTGTTCTAGAAAGAGGGGAGAAGTTTCGTCCTGATCCTATTTTACAGGTTTGTATCGAAGAAATTTTAAAGGAAAATGGGAATTGCGAAATTAAAAAGTTATCTAATAAACATGGATTGTCTGAACGAACCCTCCAGAGAAGGTTTCAAAATTATGTAGGTCTCACGCCTAAACAATTTTCTACCATCATTCGATTCCAGTCCAGTTTACGTGAGTTAGATGGAGGAAATAAACCTAAGTTAACCGATGTTGCCTATATGAGTGGGTATTCGGACCAGTCACATTTTATCCGCCAATTCAAATCATTTACTAAAGAAAAACCATTCCGATTTCGAGAAAAAATTTAACCTTTGTCGGGTTTGTTCAATTTTTATTTTTTGGTTTCCTGTATCTTTAAATCTATGAAACCAATAACACTTATCATTGGATCCAGCGGAAAAACTGGATCCCGAATTCTATCAAAACTCAAACAAGAAGGTTACCCCGTTAGGTTGGGGTCAAGAAATGCAGAGCCACCTTTTGATTGGGAAAAACCAGAAAGTTGGAATGATGTCCTACAAGGAATAAACCAAGTTTACATTAGTTTCCAACCAGATTTAGCAGTGCCTTCTTCACTAGAAGCCATAAAAACTTTGGTCCAGGTTTGTCAAAAAAATCAAGTAAAACGTCTTGTATTGTTATCTGGAAGAGGGGAACCAGAAGCAAGGGCATGCGAACAAATTGTACAAAACTCCGGATTAGAATGGACCATCCTTAGGTCGAGTTGGTTCTTACAAAATTTTAGTGAAGGTATGTTTCTAGAATCCATATTAGCAGGAAGGGTATTATTTCCAAAAGTCGAAACCAGAGAGCCATTTGTGGATTTGGATGATCTTTGTGATCTAGCCTTTGCCTCTCTTGTCACTGAAAATCATAAAAACAAACTGTATGAACTGACAGGCCCCGAACTTGTTAGTTTTAGAGATGTATTTGAAACGATAGCGGAAGTTACAAACCAAACCATTCCATTCGAAGAACTTCCCTTAGACGATTATTTGTCGACATTAAAAGAATTTGGGCTTCCAGAAGATGTTTTATGGTTAATCGATTATTTATTTCGTACAGTCCTTGATGGAAGAAATGAATCAGTAGTAAACGATTTAGAATTGGCATTAGGCCGAAAGCCAAAAGACTTTCGAACCTATGCCAAAGAAACAGCCAAAACTGGCATTTGGAAAATACAAGAGAGAGTTGGCTAACTCTAATTTGATGATTCGGCGGGGTATCCGCCGTATGTCATTTTACCTGTCAAATAAACCGGACTTTTTTGTTCTAAAAGAATCCGAGTGTTGAGTTTGGATTGGAGATCCGCAAGTGTTTGTAAGGAGTAAGAGCCACTTGCATTATCCACTACCAAAACATAATGGTAGGAAGAATTTGGATTTTCATCCAAGTCCAAATCATCCCAAATATGCAAAATAGTTCCTGAACCAATTTCACGGTCCCGGTCGGGAGTGGCCACTGCCTCATTCAATCCTTGGTTAGGAGTGGAAGGGATTCCTTGGGAATAAATTCTTTTTTCAGTAATCAAAACGGTCTTTGTTAAATCAAAATGATTTGGCAGATAAATTTCTGTTGGTGCATCCGAATGCCTTCCCTTCCAAACTACCAACTGAAATCTTTTTCCAACAAAGTATTTTGGCTCTGATTCCCCTGGTTTGATTGCCGCCCAAGAAAATACATTATTCCAAGTATCAAACCCAACTGTATTATAATAACTACTGATGATCCGGCCTTGGGACTTACGTAAATACCCTCGTTCAATTGTGTAATTGTTTATATTAAAACTGGTTCCATAATTTCCTACAACAGAAAAGTCTTCTTCGTTCCATGCATCTTTTGTAGTAATCAGTTTGTTTGGATTTCCATTCATATACTCTGCATGGTTGTTGTAATAATAATCCCAATGCCACTGGGTTCCTGATACTATGGGATTGTAAAAATCGGCAAATCTAGATTTGGATGTTTGGTTTCCATCGGAAATTTCCATTGCTTGGTAAACAGCGCTGATCATCCGAGGAGTGTCCTTTGCACCTGTGCCTTTCAGCCACATACCAAACTCACTTAGAAAAACAGGAATTTTTAAAAACCTGGATTCTTTTCTAATTTCATCTAAATATTTGAAATAGGTTGCATTATCAATTCCAGTGAGATCTGTTCCCATACGGGCGGCATCATAAAAGTGTGAATTGAAAACATATCCAGGGCCAGGTGGAGAAAGTAAATGTCCGCCTCCCGTTGCGGGTGCAATCGCCGAACCAATGTTTGTATTCCAAAATACTAATGGCTCCGCAAACACCCATTTGGTTTCCCAACCGTTTTGATTTAAGACGGTTCTAATTTTTTGGTAAAATGGCCATAGTTTTTGATTGTCCCACTGTGCCGGGGTTAATCCTTCCATCCCCCCATCCACTGGTTCATTCAATGGATCGAGACCGAGAATATATGAAAATTCTTCTGCGCTTAGTTTCTCTTTGAGGTAAGCTGATGTTTTTTCGATTTGCCATAGAAACTCTGTCTGCATATTTCTCGTTCCAGAATTTGTCGATAGAGGGGCATTGTTCCAAAAATTACGAAAGGCACGGCGCACTGCTTCATTTGTTAAATTGTTTTGGCTCCAACTCGCACAAATGAATCCACAGTATTCAGTGGGATAATTTCCTCCTTTGGTGATCCATGCCGGTGCTCCGTTTCCCGTAAACCATGAGTTTTTATTAAATAGATGGCGTGAAAACAAATCCTGGTGGTAATCCAGTAGAATGTACATTCGTTTGGCAGTTGCTTTTTTGATTTGGTTGATGACAGCATCAAGGTAATTGTAATCGATCGTGTCGACAGCAGGATGAACCCCTTCCCATGCAATCGTATAACGAATGATATTTGAACCTGTTGTTTTTCCAAGCCTCGAAAAGGCAATCTCTGCATCGGTTTCATTGGCAAAAGGTTTGAATCCGTGTTGTGCAAGTTTCATATTTCCTGAAATATTAAATCCTCGGAAACTGACTTCGCGTCCGAGACCATCCACAAAAATTTGGTCCGTAAATTGGTTGTTTGTTTTATCCGAAATCAAAATCTCTCTTTCCTGGGAAGTAAGGCTATAATCGAAATTATGTATGGAATTTGTGGTTTGAACAGATTTAGAAAGTCCCAAGGAATCAATTCCGTTAGATTCTGATTGTCCACTCCCACCTGACAAAAGTAAGGAGAGAAATACCTGCTCCGTATTTTTTGCCTGAGTACAGGACAGTGTGATTAGTAAACAAAGTGAGGTAAAGATAGACCTCAAGGTTTGTTGCAGTTTCCAGTTAAATTTCATAGTTCCTCGATTCGCATTCCTTTTCGAATGGACTTTGGCCAGTTGGGTCACGGTAATCGACATTTGTCGATTAAAAAAATGACACTAAATTTCCATAAATATGGAATTGAGTTTCTATAGGATCGAAATATTTGAGGAAAAGGCAGGTTCACATGTCAGGAGGGGAGTTCATTACCAAGAATGAACCAACGAATTGCGCATATTTGTCGTTTAAATGGGTAGATACACCCTTCCTTTGTAGTGAATTCCTGAACACTGGTCTATAAAAATCGACATATGTCGATTAAATTTCTTGCCATATTTTTAACACTGTTTAGACTTATAAACCGAATTTAGTTTTAGACCTATCTTGGCCAGGGGATGAAACCTAAGCGAAAAACCGTTTAATATAGAAATTTAAATTCGGAGAAAGTATATGAATTCCAAAAGAGAATCCCGAGTGCGCTTGGGTTTTACCATTGTTTGTAGTTTTCTGGTATTACATTGTTCAGACCAGAAACCTTCCCCATCGCCCCTTCTTGGACTCGTGAGTACTGGCACAACCGACAGTTCTCAATCGGATTTAGTGAGTTCTACTGGAGTGAGTCGTGCCGTAGCACCTTCGCTTGGTTCGTCGCCCTATTTAGTTGGAGCTGGAATCTATGACATCACAGGACCCGCAGCAGAAGTAGGCATGATGGGATTTGCGGAAAGCGCACAAAAGACAGAAGGGATTTATATGCGTCTTTGGTCAAGGGCCTATATTATTGGTGATGCATCTAAACGAGTCGTATTTGTCAGCGCTGACTTAGGAATGATATTTCAGTCTATTAAACAAGCAGTGAGTAAAAAAATTGCTTTGGATTCTGAACTTTCGCCTTATTACAACGAAGCCAATGTTTTGTTATCTGCCACTCATACCCATAGTGGTCCTGGTGGGTACTCCCATTATTTTTTATATAATGCAACCACAGCAGGTTTTATCAAAGAAAACTATGATGTGATTGTAGATGGAATTTATCGTTCGATCAAATTGGCACACCAAAACTTGGTTCCTGGAAATGTGTATATCAACCAAGGAAATCTAACAGATGCAAGTATGAACCGCTCACCTGTTGCTTATGATAAAAACCCGGTGAGTGAAAGAAACTATTATGCTTCTAACGTAGATCAAACAATGACATTACTTAAGTTAGTTGCTGCTGATGGTAGAGAACTTGGAATGGTAAACTGGTTTGCCGTACATCCTACTAATGTGGGACCAACTAATAAATTGATTGGTGGTGATAATAAGGGGCTTGCATCTTATTTATTTGAGAAATCAAAAGGAGCAAATTACTCGGCAAACCAAACCTTTGTGGCAGCTTTTGCCCAATCGAATGCTGGTGATGTGACACCAAACCTGTGGGGACCTGCTGATGGTGTGAATGATTATGCACGGCAAAATATCATTGCAGAAAAACAATTTAATAAAGCTCAATCTCTTTATTCCTCGGCTAATACTCCAGTGACTGGCCCTGTGGACTTTCGTCATACCTATGTTAACTTCTCTAATTTGTATATCAGTAGTATAGGAACTACTACTTGTCCTGCGGGAATGGGCGCCTCTTTTTCTGCAGGTAGTGTGGAAGACAACGCTGTGTCTGTTGATTTTTTTGATGAAGGAACCACAGTGGATTCCCTCGATTGGAATACAAATACTGCCGATGCATTTAAAGCCAGTTTCCTTGGCGGATTTCTCGGTGTTTTATGGCCAACTTCTGTCAGCGAAGCCTATAAACTTTGCCATGCAGAAAAACCAGTATTGATTCCTACAGGTGTTGCCAGTTTCGATGGAAATCCGTGGACTCCACCTGTGATTCCTATGCAGATCATTAAAATTGGAAACTTAGCGATCCTTGCCATTCCTGCGGAAGTATCCACAATGGCAGGCCGAAGGCTTCGTTCTCTTGTAAAAAATGTTTTGGAAAACGAATACACAGTCATTGCTGGGCTTTCCAATTCTTATACTTCGTATCTCACAACAAGAGAAGAGTATTCTTCGCAACAGTATGAAGGAGCATCCACACAATTTGGACCGAATACTTTGCTTGGATACGAACAAGAATTTGGTAAACTAGCAAGTGCAATGCGAAATGGTGCAAGTTCACCTGCGGGTCCCACTCCACCAGACCTAACAAATTACCAAGCCACTTTCCAAACGGGAGTTGTATTTGATGATGTCCCACTCTTTAAGAGTTTTGGAAATGTTGTGACACAACCGGCAGCCTCCTATAGCAGTGGGGCCACTGTGAATGCAGTATTTTGGGGGGCTCATCCTAAAAACAATATGCTCATCGGTAGCAGTTTTGTGGATGTGGAAAAACAAAATGGATCTTCTTGGACGGTGGTAGCAAGGGATTACGATCCATCTACAACTTACAAGTGGCAAAGGGATGGAATTGCTTATTCCAAAATCAATGTTTCTTGGAAAACATCTTCCTTCCCATCCGGAACTTACCGAATCCGCCATAGAGGCCATTGGAAATCAGGATGGACAGGTGCCATCTCTTCCTACCAAGGAGTCACAAATCAATTCACCGTGCAGTAAAATCTGAACTATCACTCACCTGGCCTTAAAAAAGGTCAGGTATTTTCTTTGCAACGGGATTGACTAGGGATGATTTTCTAGAAGGCTCGTAGTATGGATAAATTGGTAGACGCATCCTTATCCCCTGACCTTGCTTCCCGGCCTTTTAAATTCACTAGCAAACAAGGTAGAAATAGACGTACGCGACTTTTGACCATAGCTTTGGAATTTCTTCGGGAGAAATCTCCAGAAGAGATTAGTTTTGCTGATATCTGTAAAGAAGCCAATATTCCCAGGCCTTCGGCTTACCATTTTTTCCCAAACGTAGAAGCGATCTTTCATGGAATCAGATTGTTACATTCAGAAAGTTTGATTGAAAAATCACTTTTGTTAAAGCGGGAAACGTTTGTTAGTTGGGAAAAGTATATTGAACGTTCTATCGATGTAGCAGTGGAAGTGACAAATAAGGAAATTGCTTTCCCAAGATTGATTTATGGTTATAGGATGAGTAATCCAGAAATGCGCCAAGTGGGCCAAGAGTTAGATGCTAAACTTGCGAACTTAGCCAAACTCGGACTGATGGACCGATTTGAATTACCTCTCTTAGAACAAGCCGATCAAATCTTTGGAGTTGCCTTTTCGATCGCCGATTCTCTTTTAAAACATTCTTACAGGACCTACGGGGACTTCACACCTTGGATGGTGGGGGAAACCAAAAGAGCAACAATTTCTTATTTAAAAAACTATCTGCCTGAAGTTTGCAAACCGAAATAGAAATTTGCAATTTTTGAATGGAAGGAAAGGTTTCGCATACGTTGAAGAATCGGAATTAGGATTGCAAACAAAGGCAGATTTTGATCGAAAAAGTTCAAAACTGTTATTTGGATTTCATGCCGATAAATGCATACTCGGTCACTGTTTGGATGAATTTTTCCATTTCCTGAATGTCATTTTTCATCTGCAAACGACCTTCTAAAAATAACATAGCAATTCCATGAATCATAGCCCAAGAAGCTAAAGTTTTTTCTCTGGTATTTCCTTTTTCTAAATGACCTAAGTTTTGTCCCATTCGGATGATTTCATGTAACTGGCGATAGGTTCTCCTGGAAACAGCCAGTAATGTAGGATGAGTTTTTGCATCAACTCCCGTTCCACCAAACATAATCCTTGCGAACTGTCTGTTAGTCATAATGAATTGGAAGTAGGTCCATCCAAGGGCCCTGTATCTTCCTTTAAAGTCCTGGTCTGTTTTTTCTAATTCTTTTTGGTAGGTTTCAAAATACCTTTGAAATCCGATTTCAGCGATAGCCGAAAATAGGGCATGTTTGTTTTCGAAATGATGATAACAGGCAACATGACTGACACCAGCATGTGCAGCCACTTTTCGAAGTGAGATATCTTCCAAAGAAGTATTTTCTAAAAGTTCCACTCCTGCTTGGATGAGGGCCTCTTTTACATTCACTCCGTTATCTTTGGTAGGGCGACCCACTGCCTTTGTTTTTTTGGGTGAGGATTTTTTTTTAGAAACCGCCATTTCCCCCATTTTCACTTCGACTCTCAAAATGACTAGTGTTAATTACCATTGGTAATTTTACGACTTGCCTTTGAAACTCTGAATATTACCAATGGTAAATTAATTCAAACCCAAGGACTCGAAACCAAATGAATCCAGCTTTTACACCTATCAACATTGGAAATTTCACTCTCCCTAACCGTTTTATTATGGGTTCCATGCACTTAGGTGTGGAAGGAGAAACAGGCACGGCAGAAAGAATGGCAGCGTTTTACGGTAAACGATTCGAAGGCGGAGTGGGTCTCATTGTTACGGGTGGGATCAGTGTGAATGAGGAAGGAAAAGGTTCTCGGACATTTTTTAACATCCAAAATCCAGACCATGCCAAAGAGCTAAAACGTATGAATGAACTTCTTTCTGGAAAGGGGACCATGTGCGCCCAACTTTTCCATGCAGGAAGGTATGCTGCTGATAGGAATTGTGTGGCACCGTCTGCCATTCGTGCACCAATCAATCGTTATGTGCCAAAGGCGCTTACAGAAGACCAGTGTTGGAAAACCATCGAAGACTTTGGAGTGGCGGCAAAACTCGCATTTGAATCTGGGTTTGGAGCCGTTGAAATTATGGGGAGCGAAGGTTATCTATTAAATCAGTTTTTTTCTCCGGTAACCAACCAGAGAGATGATTTTTTTGGGGGAGATGCGAAACGCCGGATGAATTTATCTATAGAAGTCCTTCGTGCCGTGAAAAAACAACTCCCCGAAGGTTTTCCCGTGATCTTTCGAATGTCAGGGATAGATCTGATTCCTGGAAACCCAACCTTTGAAGAAGTGGTTCAGTTAGCGAATGTTTTGCGAGATGAAAAGGTTTCTGCTTTGAATATTGGTATCGGTTGGCACGAATCAAGAATTCCAACGATTAGCCAACTGGTTCCTAGAGGGGCTTGGGTTTCTATTGCCAGTCGCATCAAAGAAAAAACACCAGGGATTCCTATCATTGCATCCAACCGTGTGAATGATCCGATTACCATGCAAAAGGTTTTTGATGAAAAAAGTGCCGATATCATTTCAATGGCACGACCATTTCTAGCAGATCCATTCATAGTAAAAAAATTCCAAACAGGGATTTCCAATCGAATCAACACCTGTGTAGCTTGTAACCAAGCTTGTCTTGATCATGCCTTCCAAGAAAAATTTGTATCTTGTATCGTAAATCCTGAAGCAGTGCATGAATTAGAATATTCGAAACCAAAAACTAAGGATCCGAAAAAAGTTTTTATTATTGGATCGGGACCTGCTGGGCTGGAAGCCGCACGTGCCAGTGCAAGCCTTGGTCATAAAGTTACCTTATATGAAAAAGCAAACCTACTTGGTGGACAGTTTCAACTTGCTTCTCATATTCCTGGTAAGTCAGAGTTTAAAGAAACCATTCGTTATTTTTCCAACGAACTTCCAGCTCTTGGTGTTGAGATCAAATTAAATACAGCAGCAACTTTAACATTGTTAGAAAAAGAAAATCCTAATGTGATTATTTTTGCAAGTGGAGTGAAACCTCGTGAGTTTACATTAAAAGGACTAGAAAATCTTCCATCAGGAAATTATACTGAGTATCTTACTGGTAAATTCAAACCAGGCAAACGTGTGGCTGTAATCGGAGGTGGTGGAATTGGTGTGGATGTGGCACATAGATTGACAGAAGAAGGAGACCCAACCCTAAGCTCTTACGATAAAAAATATAATATTAGTTCGTTTACCAATGCAGCCGTACAAAAAGAAAAGGCAGATCGGGATGTAGCAGTGTTTCGTAGAAATGGAAAACATGGAGCAGGGCTTGGACCTACAACATTTTGGGCACTCAAACAAGAGTTAGAATCTGTGGGAGTTGAATTCTATCATGGACTCACTTATAAAGAAGTCACAAAAGAAGGATTAAAAGTGGAATTAAAAAATGGAGAAGAATTTTTATATCCTTGTGATTCTCTTGTTTTGTGTGTAGGACAAGAAAAAGAAACATCACTATATGAGGAATTTAAAAATAAATATCCGGAGAAACAAGTTGTTGTAATTGGTGGAGCTAAAGATCCACAAAATATAGATGCAAAACGAGC
Protein-coding regions in this window:
- a CDS encoding LLM class flavin-dependent oxidoreductase, which translates into the protein MVKLSILDLVFINEGNTAKDALANSVRVAKAAESLGYHRIWVAEHHNFPSIASAATSVVIGHLAGHTKKIRIGAGGIMLPNHSPLVIAEQFGTLESLYPGRIDLGLGRAPGTDQLTLRALRRDAMSSQTFPDDVQELLTYFEDDGNQLQVRAIPGMGTHVPVWILGSSLFGAQLAAILGLPYAFASHFAPAALMEAISIYRKQFRPSAYLEKPYVMVGVNVIAADTDKEAKFLFTSSQQSFTRILRNARSTFPPPIEDIDSYWSPQEKQMASQMLSYSVVGAKETVKEGITKILEETKADELMTVTSVYDTDAKIRSLEILSKLEI
- a CDS encoding TetR/AcrR family transcriptional regulator, which produces MDKLVDASLSPDLASRPFKFTSKQGRNRRTRLLTIALEFLREKSPEEISFADICKEANIPRPSAYHFFPNVEAIFHGIRLLHSESLIEKSLLLKRETFVSWEKYIERSIDVAVEVTNKEIAFPRLIYGYRMSNPEMRQVGQELDAKLANLAKLGLMDRFELPLLEQADQIFGVAFSIADSLLKHSYRTYGDFTPWMVGETKRATISYLKNYLPEVCKPK
- a CDS encoding TetR/AcrR family transcriptional regulator, with the translated sequence MAVSKKKSSPKKTKAVGRPTKDNGVNVKEALIQAGVELLENTSLEDISLRKVAAHAGVSHVACYHHFENKHALFSAIAEIGFQRYFETYQKELEKTDQDFKGRYRALGWTYFQFIMTNRQFARIMFGGTGVDAKTHPTLLAVSRRTYRQLHEIIRMGQNLGHLEKGNTREKTLASWAMIHGIAMLFLEGRLQMKNDIQEMEKFIQTVTEYAFIGMKSK
- a CDS encoding helix-turn-helix domain-containing protein — protein: MKVWKASLSPKEKSFIQAVYVFESDKEERQLLPFYADGFPGIVFFHSEKPVTVYVGSESKIMDPVFVYGQTIEPIQIEIYGPFFFVMVQLFPALVEESFGIPAIELTNSCWTIPALDWSKEPGFRIAINEFSSSLASSVLIKFVLERGEKFRPDPILQVCIEEILKENGNCEIKKLSNKHGLSERTLQRRFQNYVGLTPKQFSTIIRFQSSLRELDGGNKPKLTDVAYMSGYSDQSHFIRQFKSFTKEKPFRFREKI
- a CDS encoding cellulase family glycosylhydrolase, whose protein sequence is MKFNWKLQQTLRSIFTSLCLLITLSCTQAKNTEQVFLSLLLSGGSGQSESNGIDSLGLSKSVQTTNSIHNFDYSLTSQEREILISDKTNNQFTDQIFVDGLGREVSFRGFNISGNMKLAQHGFKPFANETDAEIAFSRLGKTTGSNIIRYTIAWEGVHPAVDTIDYNYLDAVINQIKKATAKRMYILLDYHQDLFSRHLFNKNSWFTGNGAPAWITKGGNYPTEYCGFICASWSQNNLTNEAVRRAFRNFWNNAPLSTNSGTRNMQTEFLWQIEKTSAYLKEKLSAEEFSYILGLDPLNEPVDGGMEGLTPAQWDNQKLWPFYQKIRTVLNQNGWETKWVFAEPLVFWNTNIGSAIAPATGGGHLLSPPGPGYVFNSHFYDAARMGTDLTGIDNATYFKYLDEIRKESRFLKIPVFLSEFGMWLKGTGAKDTPRMISAVYQAMEISDGNQTSKSRFADFYNPIVSGTQWHWDYYYNNHAEYMNGNPNKLITTKDAWNEEDFSVVGNYGTSFNINNYTIERGYLRKSQGRIISSYYNTVGFDTWNNVFSWAAIKPGESEPKYFVGKRFQLVVWKGRHSDAPTEIYLPNHFDLTKTVLITEKRIYSQGIPSTPNQGLNEAVATPDRDREIGSGTILHIWDDLDLDENPNSSYHYVLVVDNASGSYSLQTLADLQSKLNTRILLEQKSPVYLTGKMTYGGYPAESSN
- a CDS encoding neutral/alkaline ceramidase, whose product is MNSKRESRVRLGFTIVCSFLVLHCSDQKPSPSPLLGLVSTGTTDSSQSDLVSSTGVSRAVAPSLGSSPYLVGAGIYDITGPAAEVGMMGFAESAQKTEGIYMRLWSRAYIIGDASKRVVFVSADLGMIFQSIKQAVSKKIALDSELSPYYNEANVLLSATHTHSGPGGYSHYFLYNATTAGFIKENYDVIVDGIYRSIKLAHQNLVPGNVYINQGNLTDASMNRSPVAYDKNPVSERNYYASNVDQTMTLLKLVAADGRELGMVNWFAVHPTNVGPTNKLIGGDNKGLASYLFEKSKGANYSANQTFVAAFAQSNAGDVTPNLWGPADGVNDYARQNIIAEKQFNKAQSLYSSANTPVTGPVDFRHTYVNFSNLYISSIGTTTCPAGMGASFSAGSVEDNAVSVDFFDEGTTVDSLDWNTNTADAFKASFLGGFLGVLWPTSVSEAYKLCHAEKPVLIPTGVASFDGNPWTPPVIPMQIIKIGNLAILAIPAEVSTMAGRRLRSLVKNVLENEYTVIAGLSNSYTSYLTTREEYSSQQYEGASTQFGPNTLLGYEQEFGKLASAMRNGASSPAGPTPPDLTNYQATFQTGVVFDDVPLFKSFGNVVTQPAASYSSGATVNAVFWGAHPKNNMLIGSSFVDVEKQNGSSWTVVARDYDPSTTYKWQRDGIAYSKINVSWKTSSFPSGTYRIRHRGHWKSGWTGAISSYQGVTNQFTVQ
- a CDS encoding SDR family oxidoreductase, translated to MKPITLIIGSSGKTGSRILSKLKQEGYPVRLGSRNAEPPFDWEKPESWNDVLQGINQVYISFQPDLAVPSSLEAIKTLVQVCQKNQVKRLVLLSGRGEPEARACEQIVQNSGLEWTILRSSWFLQNFSEGMFLESILAGRVLFPKVETREPFVDLDDLCDLAFASLVTENHKNKLYELTGPELVSFRDVFETIAEVTNQTIPFEELPLDDYLSTLKEFGLPEDVLWLIDYLFRTVLDGRNESVVNDLELALGRKPKDFRTYAKETAKTGIWKIQERVG
- a CDS encoding FAD-dependent oxidoreductase translates to MNPAFTPINIGNFTLPNRFIMGSMHLGVEGETGTAERMAAFYGKRFEGGVGLIVTGGISVNEEGKGSRTFFNIQNPDHAKELKRMNELLSGKGTMCAQLFHAGRYAADRNCVAPSAIRAPINRYVPKALTEDQCWKTIEDFGVAAKLAFESGFGAVEIMGSEGYLLNQFFSPVTNQRDDFFGGDAKRRMNLSIEVLRAVKKQLPEGFPVIFRMSGIDLIPGNPTFEEVVQLANVLRDEKVSALNIGIGWHESRIPTISQLVPRGAWVSIASRIKEKTPGIPIIASNRVNDPITMQKVFDEKSADIISMARPFLADPFIVKKFQTGISNRINTCVACNQACLDHAFQEKFVSCIVNPEAVHELEYSKPKTKDPKKVFIIGSGPAGLEAARASASLGHKVTLYEKANLLGGQFQLASHIPGKSEFKETIRYFSNELPALGVEIKLNTAATLTLLEKENPNVIIFASGVKPREFTLKGLENLPSGNYTEYLTGKFKPGKRVAVIGGGGIGVDVAHRLTEEGDPTLSSYDKKYNISSFTNAAVQKEKADRDVAVFRRNGKHGAGLGPTTFWALKQELESVGVEFYHGLTYKEVTKEGLKVELKNGEEFLYPCDSLVLCVGQEKETSLYEEFKNKYPEKQVVVIGGAKDPQNIDAKRAFLEGLEAAHSIH